Genomic DNA from Desulfocurvus vexinensis DSM 17965:
GCCTCGGCGGCCTCCGCAGGCGCGGCGGGCGCGGCCGCCGCCGGGGCCAGCCGCACCGGAGCCGCAGCAGCGCGCACGGGCTGCGGGGCCGCAGCGGGCCGCGCCTGCCCGGCCTTGCCGCCCTGCATGGCCAGGAGCTGGGCCAGCTTGGGGTCCTGCACGGGGCGGAAGTTCTGGGCGCACTGGATACCCGTGGCGATGACGGTGATGCGCATCTCGTCGCCCGCCTCGGGGTCGAACACGGTGCCGAAGTAGATGCGCGCGTCGTCGTCGGCGGCCTCGGAGATGGTGCTGGCCGCCTCGCTGACCTCGTCGATGGTCAGGTCGGGCCCGCAGGTGATGTTCATGAGCACGCCCTTGGCGCCGTCGATGGACACGTCCTCCAGCAGCGGGCTGGTGATGGCCTTCATGGCCGCCTCACGCGCGCGCGACTCGCCCCGGGCGATGCCCGTGCCCATCATGGCCAGGCCCATTTCGCTCATCACGGCCTTCACGTCGGCGAAGTCCAGGTTGATGAGGCCGGGAACCATGATCAGGTCCGAGATGCCCTTGACCGCGAAGTAGAGCACCTCGTCGGCCTTCTTGAGCATGTCGATGAAGGTGGCCTTCTTGGAGGCCAGGGACAAAAGGCGGTCGTTGGGGATGGTGATCAGCGAGTCCACGCTCTCGGACAGGGCGCGGATGCCCTCCTCGGCGGCCTCGAGGCGCCGTTTGCCCTCGAAGTAGAACGGCTTGGTGACCACGCCCACGGTGAGCGCCCCGGCCTGCTTGGCGGCCTGGGCGATGACCGGGGCCGCGCCCGTGCCCGTGCCGCCGCCCATGCCGGCGGTGACGAAGACCATGTCCGCGCCGTCGATGTACTCGCGGATCACGTCCATGCTCTCCAGGGCCGCGTCGCGGCCGATCTCGGGGTTGGCCCCCGCGCCCAGGCCCTTGGTCAGCTTCTCGCCAAGCTGAATCTTGTGTTCGGCCTTGCTCTTGTTCAGGGCCTGGATGTCGGTGTTGGCGGTGATGAACTCCACCCCACGCAGGGCGGAGCAGATCATGTTGTTCACCGCGTTGCCGCCGCCGCCGCCCGCTCCGAATACCTTGATCTTGGCGCCGCTGTCGTTTTCCAGTTCCAGAAAGTCCATGGTATCCTCCCCTTGTTTCCGGGTCGCCCCGGCTCTTGCCAGTTCGCTTCCGCTCGCCGTTACTTGATGTCCACGAACCACTTGCGCATCCGCCCGAGAATCCGGTTGAAGACCGGCTTTTCGTCGCGGATGCGGAAACTCATGTCGCCGCCCTCTTTCTCGGCCCCGTAGAGCAGAAGGCCCACAGCCGTTGCGTAGACGGGGCTGTTGACCACGTCATGCAGGCCGCGGATCTCGCGCGGGTAGCCGATGCGGCAGGGCAGGTTGAAGATCTGCTCGCCCAGCTCCTGGACGCCCTCGATGAGCGAGGCGCCGCCGGTGAGCACCACGCCCGCCGGGACCTTGCCCTTGAAGCCGCAGCGCGCCAGCTCCTGGTCGATGAGCACCAGGATCTCCTCCATGCGCGGCTCGCAGATCTCGGCCAGCACCTGGCGCGAGAGCCTGCGCGGCTCGCGGTCACCCACGCTGGGCACCTCGATGACCTCCTCGGGCGGCACCAGTTCGGCCATGGCGCAGCCGTAGCGCTCCTTGATCTTTTCCGCCGCCGCCATGGGCGTGCGCAGCCCGTAGGCGATGTCGTTGGTCAGGTTGGTGCCGCCCAGGGCCAGCACGGCGGTGTGCTTGATGGCGTTGTCGCTGAAGATGGCCATGTCCGACGTGCCGCCGCCAAGGTCCACCAGGGCCACGCCGATCTCGCGCTCCTCGGGAGTCAGCACCGCCTTGGACGAGGCCAGGGCCTCGAGCACGATGTCCGACACGTCCAGCCCCGAGCGGTGGCAGGAGCGGATGATATTCTGGGCCGAGGTCACCGCGCCGGTGACGATGTGCACCTTGACCTCCAGGCGCACCCCGGCCATGCCCAGGGGGTCGTGGATGCCGCGCTGGTCGTCCACGATGTATTCCTGGGGCAGGATGTGGATGACCTCGCGGTCCAGGGGAATGGCCACGGCCTTGGCCGCGTCGATGACGCGCTCCACGTCGCGCGGGGCGACCTCGCCGCCCTTGACGGCGATGACCCCGTGGCTGTTGAAGCCCTTGATATGGCTGCCCGCGATGCCCGCGTACACCGAGCGGATGTCGCATCCGGCCATCAGCTCGGCCTCCTCCAGGGCCTTTTTGATGGACTGCACGGTCTGCTCGATGTTGACCACCACGCCCTTGCGCAGGCCGGTGGACGGGCTGGTGCCGATGCCCACCACGTCCACCCCGCCGGGGGTCAGCTCGCCGACCACCGCGCAGATCTTCGTGGTGCCGACATCCAGGCCGACAATGAGTTCCGATTTGGCCATGTCACGATCTCCCTATTGTCTTTTGCCCGGCACGGTCAGGTCCGGACCCAGACCTTGCCGCCGAAAATACGTATCTCGCGGGCCGCGCGGTCCTCGCTGCGGCGCACCAGGTCGGCCCACACCCGGGCCAGCCGCTCCATGCCCCGGTCCCAGTCCCGGGTGCTGGCGGCCACGGTCAGGCCCCGGTCCTCGAAAAACAGCTCCAGGCGCCCGGGCAGCACCCGCACCCAGGCCGCCTCGGCGGGCTTGATGGGCAGGTCCAGGGCCTCGAAGGCCGCGATCATCTCCGAAAGCCCGGCGGGCACGCCGTCGGCCTCGGGGGCCACTTCCAGCACCGGCAGCGGCGTGAACCGGCGGCCCAGCACGGGCGCGATGACCGCGCCGTCGGCCTCGGCGTAGAACAGCCCGCGCCCCGTGCCCACCCACCAGCGCGCCTCGCGCTCGGTGACGGCGATGGCCAGCCCGGCGGGCAGCATCCGGCGCACGGACACCGAGGCCGCCCAGGGCGAGGCCGCCACGCGGGCCTCCAGCTCGGCGATGTCGATGTCCAGGGTGTTGGCCCCCAGGGACACGTCGGCCAGGGCGATGATCTCCGCGGCGTCCAGGCGCTGGTTGCCGGTGACGCTGATCTCGCGCAGGGCGAAATACGGGGCGGCGGTCAGCCAGCGGAAGCCCACCAGCAGCCCGACGCTGACGGCGATGACGAACGCGGCGCACAGCCCCAGGCCCAACATCCAGCCCACCAGCCGGACCAGGCCCGCGCCCAGCCCCCCGCCGGAGGCTGCGCGGCCCCGGGTGCGGGCGCCCGCGCCCTTGCCCATACGGAGCGCGGCTCCGGGTTTGGCTGCCAGGGCCATGTTCATGCCACCACCTTGACTTCCAGTTCCAGATCCACCCCGAAGCGCGTGGCCACGGCCTCGCGCGCGGCCTGGATCAGCTCGAAGGCCTGGGCGGCGGTGCCCCCGCCCAGGTTGACCAGGAAATTGGCGTGCAGCTCCGAGAAGGCCATGCCCCCCAGGCGGCGGCCCTTGAAGCCCGCGTCGTCCAGCAGCTTGCCCGCCGGGGCCGCGCCCTCGGGGTTCTTGAACACGCAGCCCGCGCTGGCCGCGGCCAGGGGCTGGGCCGCGCGCTTGCGGGCCCAGGTGGCGTCCATGGCCGCGCGCACGGCCTCGGGCCCGGCCTGGGTCAGGCGCA
This window encodes:
- a CDS encoding cell division protein FtsQ/DivIB, with the translated sequence MNMALAAKPGAALRMGKGAGARTRGRAASGGGLGAGLVRLVGWMLGLGLCAAFVIAVSVGLLVGFRWLTAAPYFALREISVTGNQRLDAAEIIALADVSLGANTLDIDIAELEARVAASPWAASVSVRRMLPAGLAIAVTEREARWWVGTGRGLFYAEADGAVIAPVLGRRFTPLPVLEVAPEADGVPAGLSEMIAAFEALDLPIKPAEAAWVRVLPGRLELFFEDRGLTVAASTRDWDRGMERLARVWADLVRRSEDRAAREIRIFGGKVWVRT
- the ftsA gene encoding cell division protein FtsA; the protein is MAKSELIVGLDVGTTKICAVVGELTPGGVDVVGIGTSPSTGLRKGVVVNIEQTVQSIKKALEEAELMAGCDIRSVYAGIAGSHIKGFNSHGVIAVKGGEVAPRDVERVIDAAKAVAIPLDREVIHILPQEYIVDDQRGIHDPLGMAGVRLEVKVHIVTGAVTSAQNIIRSCHRSGLDVSDIVLEALASSKAVLTPEEREIGVALVDLGGGTSDMAIFSDNAIKHTAVLALGGTNLTNDIAYGLRTPMAAAEKIKERYGCAMAELVPPEEVIEVPSVGDREPRRLSRQVLAEICEPRMEEILVLIDQELARCGFKGKVPAGVVLTGGASLIEGVQELGEQIFNLPCRIGYPREIRGLHDVVNSPVYATAVGLLLYGAEKEGGDMSFRIRDEKPVFNRILGRMRKWFVDIK
- the ftsZ gene encoding cell division protein FtsZ, producing MDFLELENDSGAKIKVFGAGGGGGNAVNNMICSALRGVEFITANTDIQALNKSKAEHKIQLGEKLTKGLGAGANPEIGRDAALESMDVIREYIDGADMVFVTAGMGGGTGTGAAPVIAQAAKQAGALTVGVVTKPFYFEGKRRLEAAEEGIRALSESVDSLITIPNDRLLSLASKKATFIDMLKKADEVLYFAVKGISDLIMVPGLINLDFADVKAVMSEMGLAMMGTGIARGESRAREAAMKAITSPLLEDVSIDGAKGVLMNITCGPDLTIDEVSEAASTISEAADDDARIYFGTVFDPEAGDEMRITVIATGIQCAQNFRPVQDPKLAQLLAMQGGKAGQARPAAAPQPVRAAAAPVRLAPAAAAPAAPAEAAEAPEAPAGARPLTREERYKRALSNAKNDPELSQQPAYLRAQAARGAQAAEPQPQAPLRRAPLAQAVGASRPGEKDFVFDEEDFEIPSFIRLQAD